In the genome of Bombus affinis isolate iyBomAffi1 chromosome 7, iyBomAffi1.2, whole genome shotgun sequence, one region contains:
- the LOC126918514 gene encoding putative transcription factor capicua isoform X3 yields MHPAGVTTLPTSTRHISAHSLLSTVRTREVVKMLTAHSEMHEKRDPLGSGQYGAGGGGGGSLIEEKSTPEQPPPPPAPPQRDPSDPTISAKKLPKKRKFDPSELEEMDKTSNVTRTINNIVNIRAPNMPLGQSGLVQQATLATRQSPQQQESDCYQVSSAHSVVVLPPQSTAVDYSVREESLRSRPRPATVAIDLSEWRDHRVLALRDSYYYPGVIRNVVQGEIYIEFDGERKLMRYTDILGAGRYDVIGDASPSVGQVTLDAKVCIRCPTSNNHIDAAKVFVKGTVCKILTKPKRFVVKIPREDDQSDSYVVKRADLRLVQPPWWDELEEGLEDCDSSRVEGIEHGYRNSSEPSTAVPILQLHHTSHHTSHISTHGDTGGYYRTTGTSPLMTLATSAHPATTALSNGSRPYDDLESEDDLDREDITFPSDADAKLSGSSKRSSMQSRGSTSSLVEQRSITPRSQAATPRSQAATPHRYKKGDVVATPSGVRKKFNGKQWRRLCSKEGCSKESQRRGYCSRHLSLKGSCLRGPTNTFPGGKMDGEETSRDSDTSPNYGDRRIAGRFDQDETEAANMLVSLGSSRSATPAFSSPTGQSSISPCINQSPVPPLGLNQNNVFMPISSPAHHATPLISPGAKWKHSPTQSTFLTQYQQQVIKPEPNRVVRSNRPAPTAPVPASIGTSVIRISPVSRGIPGSNLTLSWSEQSPPPRHPSVVTTIAQQQQGIILQHALTTNNGFSSHSEISEQNPQILKPSHSPHMPLSAPTPQNLTLLHKPLEQPVDYAQPQTQNQPIYVMQHQHEKKYLVIKNSMDVSAAGHINNQDDKYRPALMNHLGQLPATLHQTQCQPPQSPAVSSVHVDKLSVLQASKVATHASSHMDMQRAQPPPTSVVMTTTTEASNPPTPTSVFQHVIVQPAHLVQISKTQSSREENSKNNGVLYGNHDVPPAYQPHPPSLLNNAVRNWKKAFPWQTTVLDQSEVSPPPSALSPPLSAPPIPIGMSTPGEDGSGPGPDPITPAEEEDDDVFETEPTTPVEVEANANKRRSQSLSALHSKEPQSPLKTKDRIRRPMNAFMIFSKRHRAVVHQRHPNQDNRTVSKILGEWWYALGPEEKQKYHDLASEVKEAHFKAHPDWKWCSKDRRKSSTTSFKGSESRGKLNSTGEETDTGPPADDVPLTPRATDEITVPVTTVYNEAPTIDVINQSHTHRIMEMPLPLENTEPDLKQEEDGNASDEDQMVICEDPQPEIDLKCKDKLTDSDNDVQDDDAEKKCYTQSRFSPVSGQKREAMNVKQEVTCRPKPIKARIPSTGIETTTKYHHTSMDKGGSVSVLSSTYPYHSPVNPTGVSGFQPTGGAFITMPISPKVVKPEPVKNEQQYSTQYSMSNLVASIHENGRNMPKFTAAPVLHSQPLQSLGTILRPLTSAVPYQPSFTLTLLDNDLVAVSKPQQGSQYLGPTSPHPRMYCGFNIPISDAGNRNISSQGLVSGNKMETQSVIVSKPYSVSTTSTTSTYRGIGHSITRLAESEKGENQVGNNHAQFYVTNVKSDQERKDTVNILLPTTNDKHKQPSTPHTPHTPLSNHGSTEISTNKSYSMDETQLNDIGPSKGPFMLAPTPAQLGRAPLQRRQSMAMPPTSTAGDHGPLVSQHCDNRPQTNTSQATEQIQQQQNFSESHASPSPSTKKGSFFKKNVEDGMDRVLEQVNFQEKFSSLPEFKPEDIQSPSAISINTAGSCGHGSVVTSGLHASNLQSSMQIQSYRKKSAQAPHRPTMNEDDIESDTSISATPKSTSSVKLTGNTFFGPDFNVDAYRTNTDLVGDVDASSPRTPKTPGGGAGNSVGIGRSENDRGHRKVLEQRRHLVMQLFQEHGYFPSTQATTTFQAKHSDIFPNKTSLQLKIREVRQKLKANSTPMSANSLVSPLPVSEPSPNITGPLTAPPTSMGAPHILPVSSSGS; encoded by the exons CGTGAGGTGGTCAAAATGCTGACTGCTCATTCTGAGATGCACGAAAAACGGGATCCCCTCGGAAGCGGACAATATGGAGCAGGCGGGGGTGGTGGAGGCAGTTTGATCGAAGAAAAATCTACTCCGGAACAGCCACCCCCGCCGCCGGCGCCTCCTCAGCGGGATCCATCGGATCCAACGATCAGTGCTAAGAAACTTCCAAAGAAACGAAAGTTTGATCCATCGGAGCTCGAGGAGATGGATAAAACCAGCAATGTAACGAGAACCATAAATAATATAGTGAACATACGGGCACCGAATATGCCACTCGGTCAATCAGGTTTAGTTCAGCAGGCAACCTTAGCAACTCGGCAATCGCCGCAGCAGCAAGAATCCGATTGCTATCAG GTATCCTCGGCACATTCGGTGGTAGTTTTACCGCCTCAAAGTACAGCAGTGGATTATTCTGTTCGAGAGGAATCTTTACGTTCTCGTCCTCGGCCTGCTACTGTTGCTATTGATCTCAGTGAGTGGCGCGACCACAGAGTGTTAGCTTTAAGGGATTCATATTATTATCCAGGTGTTATTCGTAATGTTGTTCAAGGAGAAATTTACATAGAGTTTGACGGGGAAAGAAAACTAATGCGTTACACTGACATTTTGGGCGCGGGGAGGTACGATGTGATAGGTGATGCGAGCCCTTCGGTTGGCCAAGTGACTTTAGATGCAAAAGTTTGTATTAGGTGTCCAACGTCAAACAATCATATCGATGCTGCTAAAGTGTTTGTAAAAGGGACAGTGTGCAAAATTTTAACCAAACCTAAGCGTTTTGTTGTTAAAATACCAAGGGAAGATGATCAGAGTGATAGTTATGTTGTGAAACGTGCGGATCTACGGTTAGTGCAACCCCCATGGTGGGACGAGCTAGAAGAAGGATTGGAAGACTGTGATTCTTCGAGGGTCGAAGGAATTG AACATGGCTATCGAAATTCTTCAGAACCTTCAACAGCAGTGCCAATTTTGCAACTTCATCACACTTCTCATCATACATCTCATATATCAACTCATGGCGACACAGGTGGTTATTACAGAACTACTGGTACTAGCCCTCTCATGACTCTAGCCACCTCTGCACATCCTGCCACTACAGCATTAAGTAATGGAAGTCGACCGTATGATGATTTAGAAAGCGAAGATGACTTGGATAGGGAAGATATTACATTCCCTTCGGATGCAG ATGCAAAATTGTCAGGCAGCAGTAAAAGAAGCAGCATGCAAAGTCGGGGAAGTACCAGTAGTTTAGTCGAGCAACGCAGCATAACTCCTCGTTCTCAAGCAGCCACGCCCAG ATCTCAGGCGGCAACGCCACATAGATATAAAAAAGGTGATGTAGTGGCTACACCAAGTGGAGTTAGAAAAAAGTTCAATGGTAAACAATGGCGCAGACTCTGTAGTAAAGAGGGATGTTCTAAAGAAAGTCAACGAAGGGGATACTGTTCTCGTCATCTTAGTTTGAAAGGTTCTTGTCTTAGAGGTCCAACCAATACCTTTCCTGG TGGTAAGATGGATGGTGAGGAAACATCTAGAGATTCTGATACTTCTCCAAATTATGGAGATAGAAGAATTGCTGGTCGATTTGATCAAGATGAAACTGAAGCTGCTAATATGCTAG tttCCTTGGGAAGCTCTAGATCAGCAACACCAGCCTTTTCCTCGCCAACTGGACAATCTTCTATATCCCCTTGTATCAATCAATCTCCAGTACCACCTTTGGGACTGAATCAAAACAATGTGTTTATGCCTATTTCAAGTCCTGCTCATCATGCAACTCCATTAATTTCGCCTGGTGCAAAATGGAAACATTCGCCTACTCAATCTACTTTCCTTACTCAGTATCAGCAGCAGGTGATAAAACCTGAACCCAATCGGGTGGTAAGATCAAATCGACCAGCTCCGACTGCCCCAGTCCCTGCTAGTATAGGAACAAGCGTGATAAGAATCTCTCCTGTGAGTCGTGGAATACCGGGATCTAATTTAACTTTGTCATGGTCGGAACAAAGCCCACCGCCGCGGCATCCATCAGTTGTGACAACTATAGCTCAACAACAGCAAGGCATCATTCTTCAGCATGCACTCACAACAAACAATGGCTTTTCCAGTCACTCTGAAATATCTGAACAAAACCCGCAAATATTGAAACCATCTCATTCACCTCATATGCCACTGTCTGCACCAACACCACAAAACTTGACTCTTTTGCATAAGCCTTTAGAACAACCAGTTGATTATGCTCAACCACAAACGCAAAATCAACCAATATATGTAATGCAACATCAACACGAAAAAAAGTATCTTGTGATCAAAAATAGTATGGATGTGTCTGCAGCAGGCCATATAAACAATCAAGATGATAAATATAGACCAGCATTAATGAATCACTTAGGTCAGCTTCCAGCAACGTTACATCAGACGCAATGCCAACCTCCACAGTCACCTGCTGTTTCATCCGTCCATGTTGATAAATTATCCGTTTTACAA GCGAGTAAAGTAGCTACACATGCATCCTCTCATATGGATATGCAGAGAGCGCAACCACCACCTACGAGCGTTGTGATGACAACCACTACTGAAGCTTCAAACCCGCCTACCCCAACAAGTGTCTTCCAGCATGTAATTGTACAACCCGCGCACTTGGTACAAATTTCTAAAACACAATCGTCTAGGGaagaaaattctaaaaataatGGAGTTCTGT ATGGCAACCATGATGTACCTCCTGCATACCAGCCCCATCCGCCATCATTACTGAACAATGCAGTGCGCAACTGGAAAAAAG CTTTCCCTTGGCAGACAACGGTACTGGATCAGTCAGAAGTAAGTCCTCCACCATCTGCATTAAGTCCACCTTTGAGCGCGCCTCCAATTCCAATTGGCATGAGTACGCCTGGTGAAGATGGATCTGGACCGGGTCCGGATCCTATAACTCCCGCTGAAGAAGAAGATGACGATGTTTTTGAAACAGAACCGACAACTCCCGTAGAAGTTGAGGCTAATGCTAATAAGAGACGCAGTCAGTCCCTTAGTGCATTGCATTCTAAAGAGCCTCAGAGTCCACTTAAA aCTAAAGACAGAATACGCCGACCGATGAACGCATTTATGATTTTTTCTAAACGACATCGTGCAGTGGTGCATCAAAGACATCCGAACCAAGATAATCGTACTGTGTCCAAGATATTGGGAGAGTGGTGGTATGCCTTAGGTCcagaagaaaaacaaaaatatcaTGATCTTGCATCGGAGGTGAAAGAAGCACATTTTAAAGCGCATCCAGATTGGAAATGGTGTAGCAAAGATAGACGGAAATCTTCAACGACAAGTTTCAAAGGTAGTGAATCCCGAGGGAAATTGAACAGTACTGGGGAAGAAACAGACACGGGACCACCGGCAGACGATGTACCATTAACGCCAAGAGCTACAGACGAAATTACTGTTCCCGTTACTACTGTATACAATGAAGCTCCCACGATCGAT GTTATCAATCAGTCGCATACTCATAGGATAATGGAAATGCCTCTGCCACTTGAAAATACAGAACCTGATTTAAAACAGGAGGAAGATGGTAATGCATCAGATGAAGATCAAATGGTAATCTGTGAAGATCCACAACCTGAAATAGATTTAAAGTGCAAAGATAAACTAACAGATAGCGATAATGACGTACAAGATGACGATGCTGAAAAAAAATGTTACACACAATCACGGTTTTCACCTGTAAGCGGTCAGAAGAGGGAAGCAATGAATGTTAAACAAGAAGTAACCTGTAGACCTAAACCGATAAAAG CACGAATACCTTCAACAGGTATTGAGACAACAACAAAGTATCATCATACTTCTATGGATAAAGGAGGAAGCGTTTCGGTTCTATCCAGCACATATCCTTATCATAGCCCCGTCAATCCGACTGGAGTATCAGGTTTTCAACCTACTGGTGGTGCTTTTATTACCATGCCAATATCTCCAAAAGTTGTTAAACCAGAACCAGTGAAAAATGAACAACAGTATAGTACCCAATATAGTATGAGCAATTTGGTGGCGAGCATTCATGAGAATGGAAGAAATATGCCTAAATTTACGGCTGCTCCGGTATTACATTCC CAGCCGTTGCAGTCTTTAGGCACTATTCTTCGCCCCCTTACTTCAGCTGTCCCTTATCAACCATCGTTCACTCTAACATTGCTCGATAACGATTTGGTGGCTGTTTCCAAACCGCAGCAGGGATCGCAGTATCTTGGTCCAACATCACCTCATCCCCGGATGTACTGTGGATTCAATATACCAATCTCTG ATGCTGGCAATCGCAACATATCCTCACAAGGTTTAGTTTCTGGTAATAAGATGGAAACCCAAAGTGTCATAGTGAGCAAACCATACTCGGTTTCAACAACTTCTACTACGTCGACTTATCGAGGAATTGGTCATTCAATAACACGTCTTGCAGAATCAGAAAAAGGTGAAAATCAAGTAGGGAATAATCATGCCCAGTTTTATG TAACCAATGTAAAGTCTGATCAGGAAAGAAAAGATACCGTGAATATTCTTCTGCCTACTACGAATGATAAACATAAACAGCCATCTACTCCACATACTCCCCATACACCACTCAGTAACCATGGTAGTACTGAAATTTCCACAAATAAATCATATTCCATGGATGAAACACAGCTTAATGATATAGGCCCAAGTAAGGGTCCTTTTATGCTTGCTCCAACTCCAGCACAGCTTGGCCGAGCACCGTTACAAAGGAGACAATCAATGG CAATGCCTCCCACATCAACTGCAGGAGACCATGGGCCTCTGGTGTCTCAACATTGCGACAATCGTCCACAAACGAACACATCTCAAGCGACAGAGCAAATACAGCAACAACAAAATTTTTCAGAATCTCATGCTTCCCCGTCACCATCTACTAAAAAGGGTTCTTTCTTCAAGAAAAATGTCGAAGATGGAATGGACCG AGTTCTCGAGCAAGTGAATTTCCAAGAAAAATTTTCGTCCTTACCAGAATTTAAACCAGAAGATATACAAAGTCCAAGTGCAATCAGTATCAATACAGCTGGTTCCTGTGGTCATGGTTCAGTAGTAACATCTGGCTTACATGCTTCAAATTTACAGTCATCAATGCAAATACAAAGTTATCGAAAAAAATCTGCACAAGCACCTCATAGGCCCAcaa TGAATGAGGACGACATCGAATCTGATACGTCAATATCTGCTACTCCAAAATCAACTTCCAGTGTCAAATTGACAGGAAACACGTTCTTTGGTCCAGATTTCAATGTTGATGCATATAGAACTAACACCGATCTAGTGGGAGATGTTGATGCTAGCTCTCCTAGGACACCAAAAACGCCTGGAGGAGGTGCTGGAAACTCTGTAGGAATTGGCAGAAGCGAAAATGACCGGGGTCATAGGAAAGTACTAGAGCAACGTCGACACCTTGTAATGCAATTATTTCAAGAACACGGTTACTTTCCTTCAACGCAAGCTACTACAACTTTTCAAGCAAAACATTCAGATATATTTCCTAATAAGACAAGTTTGCAATTAAAGATTAGAGAGGTCAGGCAAAAATTAAAAGCTAACTCGACACCTATGAGTGCTAACAGTCTAGTGAGTCCACTACCTGTCTCTGAACCTTCACCTAACATAACtg GACCATTGACTGCTCCCCCTACGTCGATGGGAGCTCCACATATACTGCCTGTAAGCAGTAGTGGTAGCTAG